The Brenneria rubrifaciens genome has a window encoding:
- a CDS encoding PTS mannose/fructose/sorbose transporter subunit IIC, giving the protein MEITTLQIVLIFIVSCVSGMGSILDEFQFHRPLVACTLIGAVLGDLQTGIIIGGTLEMIALGWMNIGAAVAPDAALASIISTILVIAGGQSVGAGIALAIPLAAAGQVLTIIVRTITVAFQHAADSAAERGSLSAISWLHVSALLLQAMRIAIPAVIVAISVGTDAVHAILNSIPDVVTNGLNIAGGMIVVVGYAMVINMMRAGYLMPFFYLGFVTAAFTDFNLVALGVIGIVMAVLYIQLSPKYNKSSGLPVAAGSNDLDNELD; this is encoded by the coding sequence ATGGAGATTACCACACTTCAAATTGTGCTGATATTTATCGTCTCTTGCGTCTCGGGGATGGGATCGATTCTTGACGAATTTCAGTTCCACCGTCCGCTGGTGGCTTGTACGCTTATCGGCGCCGTTCTGGGTGATTTGCAAACCGGGATTATAATCGGTGGTACGCTGGAAATGATCGCCCTCGGCTGGATGAATATCGGGGCGGCCGTTGCGCCTGATGCTGCGCTGGCTTCAATTATCTCGACCATTCTGGTTATTGCCGGCGGACAGAGCGTGGGAGCGGGGATTGCGCTGGCCATTCCGCTGGCCGCCGCAGGACAGGTTCTGACGATCATTGTCCGAACCATCACCGTCGCCTTCCAGCATGCCGCTGACAGCGCGGCTGAACGCGGCAGTTTAAGCGCGATTAGCTGGCTTCACGTCTCCGCCCTGTTGCTTCAGGCGATGCGTATCGCTATCCCTGCCGTAATCGTCGCAATTTCCGTCGGCACGGATGCCGTTCACGCCATACTGAACTCCATTCCAGACGTCGTGACCAACGGCCTGAATATTGCGGGCGGCATGATTGTCGTTGTCGGTTACGCCATGGTCATCAACATGATGCGCGCGGGCTACCTGATGCCGTTCTTCTATCTCGGTTTTGTGACCGCCGCGTTCACCGACTTCAACCTGGTCGCATTGGGTGTGATTGGTATCGTGATGGCCGTGCTGTATATCCAACTGAGCCCGAAATACAACAAGTCTTCGGGTCTACCGGTGGCCGCCGGCAGCAACGATCTTGACAATGAACTGGACTAA
- the manX gene encoding PTS mannose transporter subunit IIAB, translating to MSIAIMLCTHGATAGPLLKTAEMILGEQSNVAWIDFVPGENAETLIEKYQDKLSQLDTSNGVLFLVDTWGGSPFNAASRLVTDKENHEVIAGVNIPMLAETFMARDDNPAFADLVSIALEAGRDGVKALKQQKPVAPASAPPKAQATAPAPVSGTGGHMTIGLARIDDRLIHGQVATRWTKETNVSRIIVVSDEVAADHVRKTLLTQVAPPGVTAHVVDVAKAIRVYDNPKYASDRVMLLFTNPTDVLTLVENGVKITSVNIGGMAYRQGKTQVNNAVSIDEKDIAAFRELDKKGIELEVRKVSSDTKLKMMDLINKLAR from the coding sequence GTGAGTATTGCGATAATGTTATGCACTCACGGAGCCACTGCGGGGCCGTTGTTAAAAACAGCAGAAATGATCCTTGGTGAACAGAGTAATGTCGCCTGGATCGATTTCGTCCCCGGAGAGAACGCTGAAACATTAATAGAAAAATATCAGGATAAATTATCCCAATTAGACACGTCGAACGGCGTATTGTTCTTGGTCGATACCTGGGGAGGCAGCCCGTTCAACGCGGCCAGCCGCCTGGTGACGGACAAGGAAAATCATGAAGTTATCGCCGGGGTTAATATTCCCATGCTGGCGGAAACCTTTATGGCGCGTGATGATAATCCTGCATTCGCCGATCTGGTTTCCATTGCCCTTGAAGCGGGCAGAGATGGCGTCAAAGCGCTGAAGCAGCAAAAACCCGTCGCGCCCGCCTCCGCACCGCCGAAAGCGCAAGCTACCGCCCCCGCCCCTGTCAGCGGAACTGGCGGACATATGACGATCGGGTTGGCCCGTATTGATGACCGTTTAATTCACGGTCAGGTGGCTACTCGCTGGACTAAAGAAACCAACGTTTCACGCATTATTGTGGTCAGTGACGAAGTTGCCGCCGACCACGTGCGTAAAACACTGCTGACCCAGGTTGCCCCGCCGGGCGTTACGGCGCATGTGGTGGATGTCGCCAAAGCCATTCGCGTTTATGACAACCCGAAATATGCCTCCGATCGTGTCATGTTGTTATTTACTAATCCAACCGATGTCTTAACGCTGGTTGAAAATGGCGTAAAAATAACATCCGTTAATATTGGCGGAATGGCTTACCGTCAGGGGAAAACCCAGGTCAATAATGCGGTCTCTATCGACGAAAAAGATATTGCCGCGTTTAGAGAACTGGATAAAAAGGGAATTGAATTAGAAGTCAGAAAAGTGTCATCGGATACCAAGCTCAAAATGATGGACTTAATTAATAAGTTGGCTCGTTAA